A single Vigna radiata var. radiata cultivar VC1973A chromosome 8, Vradiata_ver6, whole genome shotgun sequence DNA region contains:
- the LOC106771631 gene encoding protein DETOXIFICATION 14 translates to MEKGLLEKERESDSGIIRWSMFVEEVKRVGYLAGPMVTVTLSQYFLQMISLMMVGHLGKLALSSTAIAISICAVSGFSVIFGMSCALETQCGQAYGAQQYRKFGVQIYTAIVSLTLSCLPLSLLWVYLGKLLIILGQDPLISQEAGKFALCMIPALFAYAALQTLVRFFLMQSLISPLFISSSITLFFHVAFSWLMVFKSGLGNLGAALSISTSYWLNVILLGLYMKFSTQCEKTRVPISMELFDGIGEFIRYAIPSAGMICLEWWSFELVILLSGLLPNPELETSVLSICLNITTAIYTIPESIGSAASTRISNALGAGSPQSARVCVYAAMALATSEAILVSSIIFSCRQILGYVFSNEQDVADYVTNMASLLSLSIILDSLHATLSGIARGCGWQHLGAYVNLGAYYVFGIPTAAILSFWFQLGGKGLWIGIITGAFCQTVMLSLITTCTNWEEQAIKAREMIFQGSFSVEDVLV, encoded by the exons ATGGAAAAGGGTCTGTTagagaaggagagagagagcGATTCAGGCATAATAAGATGGAGTATGTTTGTTGAAGAGGTGAAAAGGGTCGGTTATTTGGCAGGTCCTATGGTTACCGTGACTTTGTCACAGTATTTTCTACAAATGATATCATTGATGATGGTTGGTCACTTGGGTAAGCTTGCTCTCTCCAGCACAGCCATTGCCATCTCTATCTGTGCTGTATCTGGCTTCAGTGTCATC TTTGGAATGTCATGTGCACTGGAAACTCAATGTGGACAAGCATATGGAGCACAGCAATACAGAAAATTTGGTGTTCAAATTTACACTGCAATTGTCTCGCTTACTTTATCTTGTCTTCCTCTGAGTCTTTTGTGGGTGTACTTGGGGAAGCTGCTCATTATACTTGGCCAAGACCCTTTGATTTCACAAGAAGCTGGAAAATTTGCTTTGTGCATGATCCCTGCTCTCTTTGCTTATGCAGCACTTCAGACTTTGGTTCGATTCTTCTTGATGCAAAGCCTGATCAGTCCCCTTTTCATAAGTTCCTCCATTACACTTTTCTTCCATGTGGCTTTCAGTTGGTTAATGGTTTTTAAATCTGGACTCGGTAACTTAGGAGCAGCACTTTCTATCAGCACTTCATACTGGCTGAATGTGATTTTACTTGGATTATATATGAAATTCTCTACTCAATGTGAAAAGACTCGAGTCCCAATTTCAATGGAACTATTCGATGGGATTGGAGAATTCATCCGTTATGCCATTCCTTCGGCTGGAATGATATG CCTTGAATGGTGGTCATTTGAGCTAGTAATCTTGCTTTCTGGTCTTCTACCAAATCCAGAACTAGAAACTTCAGTCTTATCCATATG TTTAAACATCACCACAGCAATCTACACTATCCCAGAATCAATTGGCTCAGCTGCAAg CACTAGAATTTCAAATGCATTAGGAGCTGGAAGTCCACAATCCGCACGAGTGTGTGTTTATGCTGCCATGGCTCTTGCAACTTCCGAGGCCATTCTGGTGAGCTCAATCATTTTTTCTTGCAGGCAGATTTTGGGTTATGTATTTAGCAATGAACAGGACGTGGCGGATTATGTCACAAATATGGCTTCTCTCTTGAGTCTTTCTATTATACTGGATTCCTTGCATGCTACCCTATCAG GTATTGCTAGAGGATGTGGATGGCAGCACTTAGGAGCATATGTAAACCTTGGAGCCTATTATGTTTTTGGAATTCCAACTGCTGCTATATTGAGCTTCTGGTTTCAATTAGGAGGAAAAGGGTTGTGGATAGGAATAATCACTGGCGCATTCTGTCAAACAGTTATGTTATCTCTCATAACAACATGTACAAACTGGGAAGAACAG GCAATTAAAGCAAGGGAAATGATATTTCAGGGAAGTTTTTCTGTAGAAGATGTGTTGGTTTAA